Proteins encoded in a region of the Pelmatolapia mariae isolate MD_Pm_ZW linkage group LG16_19, Pm_UMD_F_2, whole genome shotgun sequence genome:
- the kcnf1b gene encoding potassium voltage-gated channel subfamily F member 1, which translates to MWTVPKPNYRAGLCAEGEIAVNIGGVRVVLFGDVLNRYPESRLAELVNCSTQNSELISTLCDDFDPGRKEFYFDRDPDAFKCIIDVYYFDEIHIKRGICPICFIKEMEFWKIDQNVLDECCKSYLSEKEEELKEIANKVKVILEDMEVDQCITRTQRCQRFLWRLMEKPDSSLPARIIAIASFLFILVSAVVMCVGTIPELQVMDAEGKLVEHPTLEAIETVCMLWFTTEFFLRLASSPNKLRFALSIMNIIDFMAIMPFYVVLALTYLGTTSIMELANVQQAVQALRIMRIARIFKLARHSSGLQTLTYALKNSLKELGLLLMYMGVGIFVFSALAYTMEQSHPETLFRSIPQSFWWAIITMTTVGYGDIYPKTTLGKCNAAVSFLCGVIAIALPIHPIINNFVIFYNKQKVLETAAKHEVELMELKSGKETRRRNSY; encoded by the coding sequence ATGTGGACAGTTCCGAAGCCAAACTACAGAGCTGGTTTGTGCGCCGAAGGGGAGATTGCTGTGAACATCGGCGGAGTCAGAGTGGTGCTTTTCGGGGATGTTTTGAACCGCTACCCGGAGAGCAGACTGGCTGAGTTGGTGAACTGCTCAACTCAGAATTCCGAACTTATCTCGACACTTTGCGATGACTTCGATCCGGGCAGAAAGGAGTTTTACTTTGATCGAGATCCCGACGCGTTCAAGTGCATCATCGACGTTTATTACTTTGATGAAATCCACATCAAACGCGGCATTTGCCCCATCTGCTTCATCAAAGAGATGGAGTTTTGGAAAATAGACCAAAATGTTTTAGATGAATGCTGTAAAAGTTACTTAAGTgagaaggaggaagagctgAAAGAAATTGCAAACAAAGTTAAAGTCATTTTGGAGGATATGGAGGTGGATCAGTGCATCACGCGCACTCAGCGTTGCCAGAGGTTCCTTTGGAGGCTGATGGAGAAGCCGGATTCCTCCTTGCCGGCGCGCATCATCGCTATTGCATCCTTCCTTTTCATCTTGGTCTCGGCAGTGGTGATGTGTGTGGGGACCATCCCGGAGCTCCAGGTGATGGACGCTGAAGGGAAACTGGTGGAGCATCCGACTCTGGAGGCGATCGAGACGGTGTGCATGTTGTGGTTCACCACGGAATTCTTTCTGCGCCTCGCCTCGTCACCGAACAAGCTGCGCTTTGCGCTCTCCATCATGAACATCATAGACTTTATGGCCATCATGCCTTTCTACGTGGTCCTGGCCCTGACTTACCTTGGCACCACATCCATCATGGAGCTGGCAAAcgtacagcaagctgtccaggCCCTCCGCATCATGCGCATCGCGCGTATTTTCAAGTTGGCGCGCCACTCCTCTGGACTGCAAACTCTGACTTACGCGCTGAAGAACAGCCTCAAAGAGCTGGGGCTGCTGCTTATGTATATGGGCGTGGGCATCTTCGTGTTCTCAGCGCTGGCCTACACTATGGAGCAAAGCCACCCGGAGACTTTATTCCGGAGCATCCCGCAATCTTTTTGGTGGGCCATCATCACAATGACCACAGTGGGCTATGGCGATATCTACCCCAAAACCACTCTGGGCAAGTGCAACGCAGCCGTGAGCTTTCTGTGCGGGGTGATAGCCATCGCGCTGCCCATCCACCCCATCATTAACAACTTTGTCATCTTCTACAACAAGCAGAAAGTTCTGGAGACAGCGGCGAAGCATGAAGTGGAGCTGATGGAGCTAAAGTCCGGCAAGGAGACGCGCAGGAGAAATAGCTATTAG
- the LOC134644721 gene encoding V-type proton ATPase subunit C 1-B-like: MTDFWLISVPLDKTSLTSVEKLKRTIAKTNLASSCCRFSIPDLKVGVLDSLLSVSDDLSKLDMLTESVIKKTCQCMKEVLESSDKVLENALANGVDLMNFMIKFQWDKAKYPTSLPLSSLAEIINKEVSQVEAELKSRSAAYNSVKASLQNLEHKLDGNLQTCSLNDVVRNEDLVVSEYLTTLLVVVARGSYSQWERSYESLSKFVVPRSSRKLYENGEGGVFSVTLFKRAVCEFKAKAQESKFFVRDYSFDLEEQKQREIMQLSFHKKEQYGIFVRWLKVNFSEVFVAWIHLKALRVFVESVLRYGLPVNYQALLLQTDRKHSKKLKEELASLFVHLDPTASITDVSCDIPGLCQQEYFSYICFHISTNVLDIS; this comes from the exons ATGACGGACTTTTGGCTGATTTCTGTTCCACTGGACAAAACAAGTTTAACCAGTGTAGAGAAGCTCAAGCGCACCATTGCCAAAACCAACctggcctcctcctgctgcaggTTCTCCATTCCAGATCTTAAG GTGGGAGTACTGGACAGTCTGCTCAGCGTGTCAGATGATCTTTCCAAACTCGACATGCTGACTGAAAG TGTGATCAAAAAAACATGCCAGTGTATGAAGGAGGTGCTGGAGTCTAGTGACAAAGTGCTGGAAAATGCTTTGGCCAATGGAG TTGACTTGATGAACTTCATGATCAAGTTTCAGTGGGACAAAGCAAAATATCCTACATCTCTACCTCTCTCCAGCCTGGCAGAAATCATCAACAAG GAAGTTTCGCAGGTGGAGGCAGAGTTAAAATCTCGTTCTGCAGCGTACAACAGTGTGAAAGCGAGCTTGCAAAACCTCGAGCACAAACTAGA TGGCAATTTACAAACTTGCAGTCTGAATGATGTCGTGAGGAATGAAGACCTGGTGGTCTCAGAGTACCTCACCACTCTGCTGGTAGTGGTGGCCCG AGGAAGCTACTCGCAATGGGAGAGGAGTTACGAGTCATTGTCAAAATTTGTGGTTCCGCGGTCGAGCAG GAAGCTGTATGAGAACGGAGAGGGGGGAGTCTTCTCAGTGACACTTTTCAAAAGAGCTGTGTGTGAATTCAAAGCCAAAGCCCAGGAGAGCAA GTTCTTCGTGCGGGACTACAGCTTTGATCTGGAGGAGCAGAAGCAGCGGGAGATTATGCAGCTTAGTTTTCACAAAAAGGAGCAATAT GGAATCTTTGTACGCTGGCTGAAGGTGAATTTCAGTGAAGTGTTTGTTGCCTGGATTCACTTGAAAGCATTGCGGGTGTTTGTGGAATCAGTCCTGAG GTATGGGTTACCTGTCAATTATCAGGCTCTTCTACTGCAGACTGACAGGAAGCACTCGAAGAAACTGAAAGAAGAACTCGCTTCACTATTTGTGCATCTGGACCCCACCGCCAGCATTACTGAT GTGAGCTGTGACATCCCAGGACTCTGTCAGCAGGAGTACTTCTCCTACATCTGCTTTCATATCAGCACCAACGTGTTGGACATCAGCTAG